Proteins found in one Brevibacillus brevis genomic segment:
- a CDS encoding serine hydrolase domain-containing protein encodes MADWVQSFEEYAQKLLAEAKVTGTAVGLAEQGELRYFHGFGLADNTEDARALTADTVFGIGSVTKSFTCVAIMQLQDAGKLSVHDPVIKYLPELRTPNEAYTREITIHHLMTHTAGFPPLDTLAGAMKRSIVEGGDDLSSSSGLAFDLDKVEEINTKEEFMTYIGKLNYEFLGAPGTEFSYSNDSYAMLGLIIERVSGISYEQFVHDHILEPAGMKNSAFLVEDLPEEAEVATLFTRKSPKDGGEVYRSPSWWDSPSMRAAGFLKSTIHDLLRYTEIFRTGGMVGENRLLSPESVQAMTAPHFSISPFQAYGYGLFVANCHDGTLIEHGGAIKGVAAQIFVLPERGLTGAVLMNTDGGPMADLMHGILNATNGHSPNTVPFQYPDYEISVDALAAFTGEYHSSEGATVSVEIEENELVAKSNGTNIPLRSVGEDSFVMKRGETDAFIRFVRDEAGVVTRMGFGARQLIKVFAEKEQTV; translated from the coding sequence ATGGCGGATTGGGTACAGTCGTTTGAGGAATACGCGCAAAAGCTGCTTGCAGAGGCAAAAGTAACAGGAACAGCAGTCGGATTGGCAGAGCAAGGAGAGCTGAGGTATTTCCATGGCTTCGGTCTGGCAGACAACACAGAAGACGCAAGAGCATTAACCGCTGATACGGTGTTTGGCATCGGTTCTGTGACCAAGTCCTTTACATGTGTAGCCATCATGCAGCTTCAGGACGCAGGAAAGTTATCCGTTCATGATCCGGTCATCAAGTATCTCCCTGAGCTCCGTACACCCAATGAAGCTTATACCCGGGAGATCACGATTCATCATTTGATGACACATACCGCAGGTTTTCCTCCTTTGGATACATTAGCGGGTGCAATGAAAAGAAGCATTGTAGAGGGAGGGGATGACCTGTCCTCTAGCTCCGGTCTTGCTTTTGATCTCGATAAAGTGGAAGAGATCAATACAAAGGAAGAATTCATGACCTATATCGGCAAGCTGAATTACGAGTTTCTAGGTGCGCCTGGAACGGAATTTAGCTACTCCAACGACAGTTACGCCATGCTCGGACTGATTATTGAACGAGTAAGCGGAATATCTTACGAGCAGTTTGTGCATGACCATATTTTGGAGCCTGCCGGGATGAAGAACAGTGCTTTTCTCGTCGAAGATTTGCCAGAGGAAGCAGAGGTGGCTACGCTATTCACCCGAAAAAGCCCAAAGGATGGCGGTGAGGTATACCGTTCCCCTTCCTGGTGGGATTCACCATCGATGCGGGCCGCTGGCTTTCTGAAATCGACCATTCACGATCTATTGCGCTATACGGAAATTTTTAGAACGGGTGGAATGGTGGGCGAGAATCGCTTGCTCTCACCTGAGAGTGTGCAGGCCATGACGGCGCCTCATTTCTCGATTTCGCCGTTTCAAGCATACGGCTATGGATTGTTTGTAGCCAATTGCCATGATGGAACACTCATTGAGCATGGTGGAGCGATCAAGGGAGTTGCGGCACAAATTTTTGTTTTACCGGAGCGGGGCCTGACAGGAGCCGTACTGATGAACACAGATGGCGGGCCAATGGCCGATTTGATGCATGGCATTTTAAACGCAACTAATGGACACTCTCCGAATACAGTGCCGTTCCAATATCCGGATTATGAAATTTCTGTAGATGCACTCGCTGCATTTACAGGGGAGTACCATTCGTCCGAAGGGGCGACTGTATCGGTAGAAATCGAAGAGAACGAGCTGGTAGCCAAGAGTAATGGAACGAATATTCCACTTCGTTCAGTGGGAGAAGACAGCTTCGTCATGAAGCGGGGAGAAACGGATGCGTTTATCCGCTTCGTCCGAGATGAGGCAGGAGTAGTTACGCGGATGGGCTTTGGCGCTCGTCAGCTAATAAAGGTCTTTGCCGAAAAAGAACAAACTGTATAA